The Magnetospira sp. QH-2 DNA window CCGAGGCCGAAGCGCAGGCCGCCGCCGCACGAGAAACGGCGGATCACCACAACGCGCCCCACATGCTGACCACCGAGCAGCTTCACGCCTTGATTGCCGCCGCGCAGGAACAGCAGGCCACCGCGCCGCCGCCGGAACGGCAAAGGCAATTGAATTTTTCACGGGTGCCTGAAAGCCTGTTCCAGGCGATCCGCGAACACTCGCGAATGCGGGGATATGGGGGATCGCTACGAATTCTCTTGTTCCATCTCCTCAAAGACGACGGGATGGATATTCCGGAAGAGTATTTGCATGATCAAAGGATGCGATAGGCTAATGTCCGCAAGAGCGGCCACGGTCGCGGGCTTCTGTTTTTTGGCTTTCCTCACCTTAGCCGACAAGTCCGCCGCCGAGGCGTCGGTCCATCGGCTTGCGACTTGGAATACACAAAACCTTCGGGCCGACCGGCCCGACCGAAAAGACATTCCGGCGTTACGCGCCTATGCCGCACGTTTAAACGCCGATATCGTCGCCTTGCAGGAGACCGACGGGCCGAATAGTGCGGCCCTATTATTCTCTCCCGACGTTTACGATTATCATTTCTCCGGGCGGCGCCATCCCCAACGAACCGGCTTCGCGATCCGCAAGGGCGTCCCTTGGACCCCGCTTCCCGATCTTAATTTCCTAAATGTGGATGAGACCGGGGCCCCCGGCCATGTACGCCACGGCGCGGCGATCCAGGTTCGCGGGCTCACCTTGGTTTCCATCCACCTCAAATCCGGTTGTTGGGGTGGTAGGCTGTCCCGGGCCAATCGTTCTTGCCAAATCTTGGCCCGGCAACTCCGGTTCCTTGCCGCCTGGACGGCGGCCCGGGAAGGGGAGGGGCGTCCCGTCGTTTTACTCGGGGACTTCAACCGGCGCCTAAACGCGCCTTCCGGAGACGGTCGCGCGATCTTGACCGCCGCCGTTCCGGGGCTGATCTTTACGACCGATCAAGACCGAAACCAGCAATCTGATTGCTGGTCTCATGCGCCGAGACCGGCGCGTCACTACCCCGCTTATATCGACCATATCGTAATTGGGCCGCTTGCGGCCCCCCGGTTGAAACCCGGCAGCTTTGCCCAAGTTCTTTTCGACCCCGGTTTAGCCCACAAGTACCCGTTCTTGTCCGACCATTGCGCAATCGGCATTTCTGTTTTAGTTCCCGCCCCGGGGCAACCCTGAAATGCTCGCACAGGACGGCAAATTTCGGGGCAGGGGAGGGAAAGGTGCTGTTCCCGGCTCTCTCCTACCTTTGCCGTCTTATCGCCCCCTGAGACCGTTTAAACGGGCGACAGGGGCGGCATTGCCTTTGTTCCTTATCATCCGGCAACTGATGAGCCTTAGGATTCCTAGGCGCCATTCCGAATATGGCCGATCCCGTCATTTCCTTTGTTTGTTCTTATCCGTGAATTTGCCGCTTGCCCCCGTCGGGCGGACGGCAACGCCTCAAGCACAAATACGGTTTCCCCAAGTGGACCCTCCGCATTTGAGCTTGCCCCCCTAGTGGTCGCGGCCTGAATCATTCACGAACAACCAATCAATGAGGAGATCAATCATGTTTACTCGGAATTATGTTGAAATCGTCGGTCACATTGGCAACGTGACAGTTAAGGAAGACGGCAAAAAGCGGGTCCACCTCTCGGTCGCGACCTCCGAAGTCTGGAAAGACGGCGACGAGAAGAAGGAAAAGACCCTCTGGCACAACATCACCATCTTCCGACCTGCCTTGGTTGACTTTGCCGAGAAATACCTTGCCAAGGGCCGCTATGTACGGGTCGAAGCCAGCCTGAAACCGTTCGAATACGAAAAGGACGATACCAAACATTACGGTGTGGACCTGATCGCCTCCCAGGTTGATTTCCTGGACAAGAAGCCCGACTGATCCAACCACAGGGGAGGGCCGCGAAAGCGGCCCTTTCTTTTTGCCAATAGCTCCCCTTATTTCAATCAAGGTAGGGTCGCCGCCGCAAAGCGGCGGCTCCATTGGCCATCCCGCCCATGCGGGATTGTGGCCCGACCGAAAAGAGCATCCACGGTCGCGAGCTTCGGTTTCTTAATTTTCCTCACCTTAGCCGATCCGCCGCCGAGGCGTCGGTACATCGGCTGTGCGATTTGGAAAACACAAAACCTTCGGGCCGCCCGGCCCGACTGGTCTTTTTGTCTATTTTTTCACCGCGCGGCGCCGCCGCGCTCCGTCCAACACTACCCCTTTGCAAACAGGCATTGACCGCCCTTTTCGGGCGGACCTTTCGCTTGCTTTTTGCAAGTACCTTGCGGTCAAGCGGCCACGGTCACCGGTCGGGGCCGCTACGCGATCCCCTCACCGGTTCCCTTGGTTCCCTCGCCAGGGAACAATCGGCCTTTCGGCCTCTTTTCTTTGGGGTTTGTGGTGCAAATGCCGTGCCTTTATTCACCTGTTTTTATTGGTTTTTATAGTGTCTTTTTTATTGACTGCAATACCTTTTTTATGTATTTTA harbors:
- a CDS encoding endonuclease/exonuclease/phosphatase family protein translates to MSARAATVAGFCFLAFLTLADKSAAEASVHRLATWNTQNLRADRPDRKDIPALRAYAARLNADIVALQETDGPNSAALLFSPDVYDYHFSGRRHPQRTGFAIRKGVPWTPLPDLNFLNVDETGAPGHVRHGAAIQVRGLTLVSIHLKSGCWGGRLSRANRSCQILARQLRFLAAWTAAREGEGRPVVLLGDFNRRLNAPSGDGRAILTAAVPGLIFTTDQDRNQQSDCWSHAPRPARHYPAYIDHIVIGPLAAPRLKPGSFAQVLFDPGLAHKYPFLSDHCAIGISVLVPAPGQP
- a CDS encoding single-stranded DNA-binding protein: MFTRNYVEIVGHIGNVTVKEDGKKRVHLSVATSEVWKDGDEKKEKTLWHNITIFRPALVDFAEKYLAKGRYVRVEASLKPFEYEKDDTKHYGVDLIASQVDFLDKKPD